A stretch of the Xylocopa sonorina isolate GNS202 chromosome 12, iyXylSono1_principal, whole genome shotgun sequence genome encodes the following:
- the LOC143429709 gene encoding uncharacterized protein LOC143429709 yields the protein MRRESKDNLKEMAATLVLFGLVANCFGQIIYPDDQMLVRPSTIVPYIYTSNVQPQTQYPMPGAAPSFYQGNARPQYSMTPSVAHSYQAQAQPQYTMPPSVSHFYQTKARPQFSRTPNVASSYQPKAGPPLGASQTQLPMSPPPSTTQNMEQSTVTETALQEWNDHVNDIIANGVLKFGLDMEREIYKTRSLSMLEQQNNIVFSPISLTVTLAIVLAGSAGKTFQEVARVLGLESGVDVSQNSEIVHQMFGLLLNQFHKEMLGPNAPRTDFALATYVQDGFPILPQFKALSNEVYGNDVINVDFVKKGRETQQMINDWVKQKTMGKISSILDEVPGAMSRVILLSALYFHGEWNQHFITGATKKKPFFIEPDQAVNVDMMYNGGPFPFYEDRQLGVKILGLPYKGHEMTMYILLPTAKGAKALRAFQNQLTVDKIENLIKNVNNETCIIALPKMKLSSSLDLQPILSELGVNSLFDPMTADLSLMSQGNNENVGNIAMSTKFTTPMMSPTGSRTGNSNQALPMATPHSNNRDVLIFSRFGPDQVKGDKKNRMVKRNYFVYEDDVNGYNVEQWANGFSIKKNRKSRDVRNKEDRNSYKVQEESQVNDHAKVVSLEGNKYRFQKNEERRRNRRQSRPINPDFLNLVKHRNFPSYGLDDIRNNANLVNPHLFASKALHKVEIDITEKGTEAAAATAVTLDRDGSQKKLIANRPFIFFIRHDPTRLVLFWGTVNTPTPHYPAT from the exons ATGCGGAGAGAATCGAAGGACAATTTGAAAG AAATGGCGGCTACATTGGTACTCTTCGGTCTGGTGGCCAATTGTTTCGGTCAAATCATTTACCCTGACGACCAAATGTTGGTCAGGCCATCGACCATAGTTCCGTACATCTATACGAGCAATGTCCAACCTCAAACACAATACCCCATGCCCGGAGCCGCACCTTCCTTTTATCAAGGGAACGCACGACCACAATACTCGATGACACCGAGTGTCGCTCATTCGTATCAAGCGCAGGCACAACCACAGTACACGATGCCACCAAGCGTGTCTCATTTTTATCAAACGAAGGCACGACCGCAATTTTCTAGGACGCCAAACGTGGCTTCTTCTTATCAACCGAAGGCGGGACCACCGTTGGGCGCGTCGCAGACCCAGCTTCCTATGTCGCCGCCGCCCAGTACGACGCAAAACATGGAACAATCGACCGTCACAGAGACGGCGTTGCAAGAGTGGAACGATCAT GTAAACGACATCATAGCCAATGGCGTGTTGAAGTTTGGCCTGGACATGGAGCGAGAAATCTACAAAACTCGAAGCCTATCTATGCTCGAGCAACAGAACAACATAGTTTTCTCGCCAATCAGTCTCACCGTCACTTTGGCGATAGTTCTCGCAGGTTCTGCTGGCAAAACCTTCCAAGAAGTGGCTAGAGTCCTCGGTTTGGAATCTGGCGTCGACGTCTCGCAAAATTCTGAGATTGTTCATCAAATGTTTGGCTTACTGTTAAACCAATTCCACAAGGAGATGCTTGGCCCCAATGCTCCTCGAACAGACTTTGCCCTTGCAACATATGTACAG GACGGCTTTCCGATACTACCGCAGTTCAAAGCGCTCAGCAACGAAGTCTACGGCAACGATGTTATTAATGTGGATTTCGTAAAGAAAGGAAGAGAGACGCAGCAGATGATAAACGATTGGGTAAAGCAAAAGACGATGGgaaaaatttcgagtattctgGACGAAGTGCCGGGAGCTATGAGCAGGGTGATTCTTCTGTCTGCCCTCTACTTCCATGGAGAGTGGAACCAACACTTTATAACTGGAGCTACGAAAAA GAAACCATTCTTCATTGAACCAGACCAGGCAGTTAATGTCGACATGATGTACAACGGAGGACCGTTCCCCTTTTACGAAGACAGACAATTGGGTGTGAAAATTCTTGGACTTCCGTACAAGGGTCACGAG ATGACAATGTACATCCTCCTACCAACAGCCAAGGGTGCAAAGGCCCTTCGAGCCTTCCAGAATCAGCTAACGGTCGACAAAATCGAAAATCTGATCAAGAACGTGAACAACGAGACTTGTATCATAGCACTGCCCAAAATGAAGCTGTCCAGCAGTCTGGATTTACAACCCATCCTTAGCGAGTTAGGTGTGAACTCTTTATTCGACCCAATGACGGCAGACTTGAGCCTGATGTCACAAGGGAATAACGAAAACGTGGGAAACATAGCGATGTCAACGAAATTCACAACTCCCATGATGTCTCCGACCGGCAGTCGAACAGGAAACAGTAACCAAGCCCTGCCAATGGCGACCCCGCATTCTAACAACAGAGATGTACTGATATTCTCTCGTTTTGGACCAGATCAGGTAAAAGGCGATAAGAAGAACCGCATGGTGAAGAGGAACTACTTTGTGTACGAAGACGACGTTAACGGTTACAACGTAGAACAATGGGCGAACGGATTTTCGATTAAGAAAAATCGTAAATCCCGTGATGTTCGAAATAAAGAAGACAGAAACTCTTATAAAGTACAGGAAGAATCTCAAGTGAACGACCACGCGAAGGTTGTAAGTCTCGAAGGAAACAAGTATCGTTTCCAGAAGAAcgaagagagaagaagaaacaGGAGGCAGAGCAGGCCAATTAATCCAGACTTTTTGAATCTCGTGAAGCATCGTAATTTCCCATCGTATGGACTTGACGATATAAGGAACAATGCAAATCTGGTGAATCCACATTTATTCGCCTCTAAAGCTCTCCACAAGGTAGAGATTGACATCACGGAAAAAGGCACAGAGGCCGCAGCCGCGACCGCCGTGACGTTGGACCGTGACGGAAGCCAGAAAAAGTTGATAGCGAACAGACCATTTATCTTCTTCATTCGACACGATCCGACGAGGCTCGTGCTGTTCTGGGGTACCGTGAACACTCCGACTCCACATTATCCAGCGACGTAA
- the LOC143430003 gene encoding uncharacterized protein LOC143430003, whose product MYNNSYSNNTSYRPRGNRDSGSRNGGGTYWNSQQNTQKEKTIQKKQVQRRTPGDSLKKPSWDLGKLPVITKNLYIPHINVLKRSTEDVTKYHIGKEITVKGNNTPSPIQAFEESNFPDYVMEEIRKQGFAEPTAIQAQGWPIALSGRDLVGIAQTGSGKTLAYILPATVHINNQPRLNRGDGPIVLILAPTRELAQQIQSVARDFGSSSCIRNTCIFGGSPKGPQARDLERGVEICIATPGRLIDFLEKGTTNLRRCTYLVLDEADRMLDMGFEPQIRKIIEQIRPDRQVLMWSATWPKEVQALAEDFLSDYIQINIGSLTLAANHNIRQIVEICQEHEKEMKLSGLLREIGKDRGSKMIIFVETKKKVDDITKTIKREGWPAISIHGDKSQPERDYVLSEFRNGKTMILVATDVAARGLDVEDVKYVINFDYPNSSEDYIHRIGRTGRCQSAGTAYAYFTPNNARQAKELISVLEEAGQAINPQLADLANSIKPAYGKGRQRWSHSRSTKDNSSTGSPRNNSSPTSNSWQNQHVQNTQHNNVNSQERTIVRQQNGYQNSRQNSFQSSYQQQQQHQQHQQHQQQQQQQQRQSSTYTNGCPTSNSYQANYQSANIPRFARTSAFQGSRYHNRQNAYNTNQTAGGQNVYSMPPPFMMPSSGHTDSGMQSLVNNKFFQTNRPPPNTGACAYQSMGYSQFQAVPPYSYPYPPTPVQQ is encoded by the exons ATGTATAACAATAGTTATTCCAATAATACCAG TTACAGACCCAGGGGAAACAGGGACTCTGGCAGTCGTAATGGAGGGGGTACGTATTGGAACAGCCAGCAGAATACACAAAAGGAGAAGACTATCCAAAAGAAACAAGTCCAGAGAAGAACACCTGGAGATTCACTGAAAAAGCCCTCTTGGGATCTGGGCAAGTTACCAGTGATCACAAAGAACTTGTATATCCCGCATATCAATGTACTGAAGAGGTCAACCGAAGATGTTACCAAATATCACATTGGTAAAGAGATCACTGTAAAGGGAAACAACACTCCTTCTCCGATTCAagcgttcgaagaaagtaacttCCCCGACTACGTGATGGAAGAGATTAGGAAGCAGGGTTTCGCTGAACCGACAGCGATCCAGGCGCAGGGCTGGCCAATTGCACTTAGTGGGCGCGACTTGGTTGGAATTGCTCAAACAGGATCTGGAAAAACTCTAGCT TATATTTTACCGGCAACTGTGCACATTAATAATCAACCACGTTTGAACCGGGGAGACGGCCCCATCGTATTGATACTCGCCCCAACAAGAGAATTAGCTCAGCAAATTCAATCCGTTGCCAGGGACTTTGGTTCCTCTTCCTGCATTCGTAACACATGCATTTTCGGTGGTTCCCCAAAAGGGCCTCAGGCCCGTGATTTAGAGCGTGGCGTTGAGATATGTATCGCCACACCCGGTAGATTGATCGATTTCCTCGAGAAGGGAACCACCAACCTGCGCAGATGCACGTACCTTGTTCTGGATGAGGCTGACAGGATGCTGGATATGGGATTCGAGCCACAAATACGAAAGATAATCGAACAAATCAGACCCGATAGGCAGGTATTGATGTGGTCCGCGACATGGCCCAAAGAGGTTCAGGCTTTGGCCGAAGATTTCCTCTCTGATTACATACAGATTAACATTGGCTCTCTGACGTTGGCTGCCAATCATAATATCCGTCAGATCGTAGAGATTTGCCAGGAACACGAGAAGGAAATGAAACTGTCGGGCCTTCTTAGGGAAATCGGCAAAGATCGTGGTAGTAAGATGATTATTTTCGTCGAGACCAAAAAGAAGGTGGATGACATCACCAAGACTATCAAACGGGAAGGTTGGCCTGCAATTTCAATTCACGGCGACAAATCTCAGCCTGAGAGGGATTACGTGTTGTCCGAGTTCAGAAACGGAAAAACGATGATTCTTGTTGCTACTGACGTAGCTGCTCGCGGTTTAGACGTCGAGGATGTgaaatatgtcattaactttgATTATCCGAATAGTTCCGAGGACTACATCCACCGGATAGGAAGAACCGGACGTTGCCAGAGCGCGGGCACTGCGTACGCTTATTTCACGCCTAACAACGCCAGACAAGCCAAGGAACTAATCTCCGTTCTGGAGGAAGCTGGTCAAGCGATAAACCCACAATTGGCCGATCTGGCGAACTCCATTAAACCGGCATATGGAAAGGGCCGCCAGCGTTGGAGCCATTCCCGTTCCACCAAGGATAACAGCTCCACCGGAAGTCCGAGAAACAACAGCAGTCCAACTTCCAACAGTTGGCAGAATCAACACGTTCAGAATACTCAACACAACAACGTTAACAGTCAAGAAAGAACCATCGTGCGCCAACAAAATGGATATCAAAATAGTCGCCAAAACAGTTTCCAATCTAGCtaccagcaacagcaacaacaccAGCAGCATCAGCAacaccagcagcagcagcagcagcagcaacgacAATCGAGCACCTACACCAATGGCTGCCCGACTAGCAACAGCTACCAGGCTAACTATCAGAGCGCTAATATACCGAGATTCGCCAGGACCAGCGCCTTCCAGGGAAGTCGTTACCATAACCGTCAGAACGCGTACAACACCAATCAAACGGCTGGCGGGCAAAACGTATACTCCATGCCACCTCCATTCATGATGCCATCCAGCGGGCACACCGATTCCGGGATGCAGAGCCTTGTTAACAACAAGTTCTTCCAGACGAATCGTCCGCCACCGAACACAGGCGCGTGCGCGTACCAATCGATGGGATACAGCCAGTTCCAAGCTGTGCCGCCGTATAGTTATCCTTATCCGCCCACACCGGTGCAGCAGTGA